Proteins encoded by one window of Nicotiana tabacum cultivar K326 chromosome 10, ASM71507v2, whole genome shotgun sequence:
- the LOC107761116 gene encoding putative receptor-like protein kinase At2g42960: MSSGDLNSELSKKTSFLGLKLWVVMGLCVGVFIVGILCMLSIWITCRRKSRRTLDGYSHCQIPNVSKDIKVDRVGAANVHDHPQSLFLTINDKSNETTSEKMLVHLGRSKSSDADNISQCSSIYHNERAFSSQSGEEGSSGTVRKQPSYGIAMPSPLIGLPEISQLGWGHWFTLRDLELATSRFSAENVLGEGGYGVVYKGRLINGTEVAVKKLLNNLGQAEKEFRVEVEAIGHVRHKNLVRLLGYCIEGVHRMLVYEYVNNGNLEQWLHGAMRQYGTLTWEARMKVLLGTAKALAYLHEAIEPKVVHRDIKSSNILIDDEFNAKVSDFGLAKLLDSGESHITTRVMGTFGYVAPEYANTGMLNEKSDIYSFGVLVLEAVTGRDPVDYSRPASEVNLVEWLKMMVGNRRAEEVVDPNLEVRPGTRALKRALLVALRCVDPDSEKRPRMSQVVRMLETEELPYREDRRNRRSRTASMEIESVKESCCSSAEVGRADSSTSDTILG; this comes from the exons ATGTCTTCTGGGGACTTAAACAGTGAATTGTCTAAAAAGACATCATTTTTAGGTCTCAAATTATGGGTTGTGATGGGCTTATGTGTTGGTGTATTTATCGTTGGGATACTCTGTATGTTGTCAATATGGATAACGTGTAGGAGAAAATCTAGGAGAACACTGGACGGGTATTCACATTGCCAAATACCCAATGTTTCCAAGGATATCAAGGTTGATAGAGTTGGCGCTGCAAATGTTCACGATCATCCTCAAAGCTTATTTCTGACTATTAATGATAAATCAAATGAAACGACATCGGAAAAGATGTTAGTCCATTTGGGTAGGAGCAAATCAAGTGATGCTGATAATATCAGCCAATGCAGTTCAATATATCATAACGAAAGGGCTTTTAGTTCGCAGTCTGGGGAAGAGGGAAGTTCAGGGACAGTGAGGAAACAACCATCCTATGGAATTGCAATGCCTTCTCCTTTGATTGGCTTGCCAGAGATCTCACAGCTCGGGTGGGGCCACTGGTTCACGCTTAGAGATCTTGAACTTGCAACAAGTCGTTTCTCTGCAGAGAATGTGCTTGGTGAAGGTGGATATGGTGTAGTTTATAAGGGCAGATTGATCAATGGGACAGAAGTAGCTGTGAAGAAGCTCCTAAATAATCT CGGCCAAGCGGAGAAAGAATTTCGCGTTGAAGTAGAAGCAATTGGTCATGTTAGACACAAGAATCTAGTGCGTCTTCTTGGCTATTGCATTGAAGGTGTTCACAG GATGCTGGTTTACGAGTACGTCAATAATGGAAACTTGGAGCAGTGGCTGCATGGCGCTATGAGACAATATGGTACTCTTACATGGGAAGCCCGTATGAAGGTCCTCCTTGGTACTGCAAAAGC GCTTGCTTACTTGCATGAGGCCATAGAACCTAAAGTAGTCCACCGAGACATAAAGTCTAGTAATATCTTGATTGATGACGAGTTCAACGCCAAGGTCTCTGATTTTGGATTGGCAAAACTCTTGGACTCAGGAGAGAGCCACATAACCACCAGAGTCATGGGTACATTTGG CTATGTGGCTCCAGAATATGCTAATACTGGAATGTTAAATGAGAAGAGCGATATTTACAGTTTTGGTGTTCTAGTGCTAGAAGCAGTCACTGGTAGAGATCCTGTGGACTACAGCCGTCCTGCTAGTGAG GTTAATCTTGTTGAATGGCTCAAAATGATGGTCGGAAATAGGAGGGCCGAGGAAGTTGTGGATCCTAACCTTGAAGTTAGGCCTGGTACTCGTGCTTTAAAACGGGCGCTTCTGGTCGCACTGAGATGTGTTGATCCGGACTCAGAGAAGCGACCCAGAATGAGCCAAGTAGTTCGAATGCTTGAAACTGAAGAACTTCCTTATCGCGAG GACCGAAGAAACAGAAGAAGTAGAACAGCGAGCATGGAAATAGAATCAGTGAAGGAGAGTTGTTGCAGCTCAGCTGAGGTGGGGAGAGCAGATAGCAGTACATCTGATACAATTCTTGGATAG